A single Glycine soja cultivar W05 chromosome 14, ASM419377v2, whole genome shotgun sequence DNA region contains:
- the LOC114384341 gene encoding probable serine/threonine-protein kinase WNK11, producing MPAEKSNSCDSEVEAFVEVDPTGRFGRYSDLLGCGAVKKVYSAFDQEEGIEVAWNQVRLRNFSEDPVLINRLHSEVELLRTLSNKYIIVCYSVWKDEERHNINFITEVCTSGNLRDYRKKHRHVSIKVFKKWSKQVLEGLEYLHTHNPCIIHRDLNCSNIFVNGNIGQVKIGDLGLAAIVGRNHAAHSILGTPEYMAPELYEEDYTEMVDIYSFGMCLLEMVTTEIPYSECDSVAKIYKKVTMGIKPEALSKVTDPEVKEFIEKCIAQPRARPSATDLLKDPFFYELNNDEESTPIN from the exons ATGCCTGCAGAGAAGTCCAACAGTTGCGATAGCGAAGTGGAAGCGTTCGTGGAGGTTGATCCAACGGGGAGGTTCGGGCGTTACAGCGATCTTCTTGGTTGCGGAGCAGTGAAGAAGGTATACAGTGCGTTTGATCAAGAGGAAGGAATCGAGGTGGCGTGGAATCAGGTTCGGCTGAGGAACTTCAGCGAAGACCCTGTTCTCATCAATCGCCTTCACTCTGAAGTTGAGTTGCTCAGAACCCTCAGCAACAAGTACATCATCGTCTGTTACAGCGTGTGGAAGGACGAGGAGCGCCACAATATCAATTTCATCACTGAGGTCTGCACCTCCGGGAACCTCAGGGATTACCGCAAGAAGCACCGCCACGTCTCCATTAAGGTCTTCAAGAAATGGTCCAAACAGGTCCTTGAGGGATTGGAGTATCTTCATACGCATAACCCCTGCATCATTCACAGGGACCTCAATTGCAGCAACATCTTTGTCAACGGCAACATTGGCCAG GTGAAAATTGGTGATCTTGGATTGGCTGCAATAGTGGGACGTAACCATGCAGCACATTCAATCTTAGGGACACCAGAGTACATGGCACCCGAACTGTACGAGGAAGACTACACTGAGATGGTGGACATATATTCTTTTGGAATGTGTTTGCTTGAAATGGTAACAACGGAAATACCCTACAGTGAATGTGACAGTGTGGCCAAGATATACAAAAAGGTCACGATGGGAATCAAGCCTGAGGCCTTGAGCAAAGTCACAGATCCTGAGGTGAAGGAATTCATTGAGAAGTGCATAGCACAGCCAAGGGCAAGACCTTCAGCCACAGATCTCCTTAAGGATCCTTTCTTTTATGAACTCAACAATGATGAAGAATCAACGCCAATCAATTGA